Proteins from one Malania oleifera isolate guangnan ecotype guangnan chromosome 4, ASM2987363v1, whole genome shotgun sequence genomic window:
- the LOC131153013 gene encoding pentatricopeptide repeat-containing protein At4g16390, chloroplastic: MAYHLCSAPSSLHHHDRHPLPHSLSSSSPKLSLKNFNFIPFKFTHLSSHSGHISLRLFQVSLRDQVLLETQNPNSPKQPESEFPDEKSNSSPKSYVWINPKSARASELRRKSYDSRYATLVKIAESLNFCKPTEEDVFTVLSGLDGDIVEHDAVVVLNNMVNPETALIALKFFQKKLRVTKEVILYNVTMKVFKKCKDLDGAEKLFEEMLERGLKPDNVTFSTIICCARACYLPIKAIDWFQKMPTFGCDPDDITYAAMIDAYGRAGNISMALSLYDRARTEKWRMDAVTFSTMIKIYGMSGNFDGCLNVYEEMKALGVKPNRVIYNTLLDVMGRAKRPWQAKSIFKEMTAIGILPNQATYAALLRVYCRARYGDDAIAVYKAMKEKGMELNVVLYNSVLAMCADLGRVDEGVQIFEDMKNSGTCLPDSWTFSSLITIYSCSGEVSEAEGVLNDMVEAGFEPNIFVLTSLIQCYGKANRTDDVVRTFDKVLELGITPDDWFCGCLLNVMTQTEKEELGKLIICIEKANSRLALVVKLLVKENVGETFKTEAFELFNSIRTEVKRAFCNCLIDLCLKLDLLERACVLFDMGLTLGIYTDMQSKTPTQWSLHLKGLSLGAALTALHVWMNDLAKELKNGEELPPVLGINTGHGKHKYSEKGLAGVFDSHLKELKAPFREAPDKVGWFLTTNVAAASWLESRKSPEFVTA, from the coding sequence ATGGCTTACCACCTCTGCTCCGCTCCTTCTTCACTCCACCACCACGACCGCCACCCTCTcccccactctctctcttcttcttcacCCAAACTCAGCCTCAAAAACTTCAACTTCATTCCTTTCAAGTTCACCCATCTTTCATCTCACTCAGGACACATCTCTCTCCGCCTCTTCCAAGTCTCTTTACGAGACCAAGTTTTGTTAGAGACTCAGAACCCAAATTCACCAAAGCAACCGGAATCTGAATTTCCAGATGAGAAATCCAATTCCTCACCCAAAAGTTACGTCTGGATCAACCCCAAAAGCGCCAGAGCTTCGGAACTCCGTCGGAAATCGTACGATTCAAGGTATGCAACTCTTGTGAAAATAGCAGAGTCTTTGAACTTTTGTAAGCCTACAGAGgaagatgtttttacagttttgTCCGGTTTAGATGGCGACATCGTAGAGCACGATGCTGTAGTTGTTCTAAATAACATGGTGAACCCGGAAACGGCACTAATTGCGCTTAAGTTCTTTCAGAAGAAGTTGAGAGTGACTAAGGAGGTAATTCTTTACAACGTGACGATGAAAGTGTTTAAAAAGTGTAAAGATTTGGATGGCGCAGAGAAGCTGTTTGAGGAAATGCTTGAGAGAGGACTTAAGCCTGATAACGTCACATTTTCAACGATAATTTGCTGTGCCAGGGCGTGTTATTTGCCGATTAAGGCCATAGACTGGTTTCAAAAGATGCCCACTTTCGGTTGTGATCCTGATGATATTACCTACGCGGCCATGATTGATGCATATGGACGAGCGGGTAACATCAGTATGGCATTGAGCTTGTATGACCGGGCGAGAACGGAAAAATGGCGGATGGATGCCGTGACGTTCTCCACAATGATTAAAATATATGGGATGTCAGGAAATTTTGATGGGTGCTTGAATGTTTATGAAGAGATGAAGGCTCTTGGTGTTAAACCAAATCGGGTTATATATAATACCTTGTTGGATGTGATGGGGAGGGCCAAAAGGCCGTGGCAAGCAAAGTCTATATTCAAGGAGATGACTGCCATTGGCATTTTGCCGAATCAAGCAACCTATGCTGCTCTGTTACGGGTATACTGCAGAGCCCGATATGGTGATGATGCCATTGCTGTCTATAAAGCAATGAAGGAGAAGGGTATGGAGTTGAATGTTGTTCTCTACAACTCAGTTTTAGCCATGTGTGCTGATCTGGGGCGCGTTGATGAGGGTGTTCAGATTTTTGAGGATATGAAGAATAGTGGTACATGTCTGCCTGACAGTTGGACGTTTTCATCTTTGATTACCATATATTCCTGTAGTGGGGAAGTCTCAGAAGCTGAAGGTGTGTTGAATGACATGGTGGAAGCAGGGTTTGAGCCTAATATCTTTGTTTTGACATCGCTTATCCAATGCTATGGGAAAGCAAATCGTACTGATGATGTTGTGAGGACATTTGATAAAGTTTTAGAATTGGGCATAACCCCTGATGATTGGTTTTGTGGTTGTCTActaaatgtaatgacccaaacAGAAAAGGAAGAACTTGGTAAGCTGATCATATGTATTGAGAAGGCAAATTCCAGGCTTGCACTTGTGGTGAAACTTTTAGTCAAGGAAAATGTGGGAGAGACGTTTAAGACGGAAGCATTTGAGCTCTTTAATTCCATTCGCACTGAAGTAAAGAGGGCTTTTTGCAATTGCTTAATCGATCTCTGCTTAAAGTTGGATCTGTTAGAAAGAGCTTGTGTGCTGTTTGACATGGGGCTTACACTTGGGATATACACAGATATGCAGTCTAAGACTCCTACTCAGTGGTCTTTACATTTGAAGGGTCTCTCCCTTGGTGCAGCTCTGACTGCATTGCACGTCTGGATGAATGATTTGGCCAAAGAACTGAAGAATGGGGAGGAA